A window from Roseburia sp. 499 encodes these proteins:
- the potA gene encoding spermidine/putrescine ABC transporter ATP-binding protein gives MSKKLIDLQHITKSYDGQMVLDDLNLYIRENEFLTLLGPSGCGKTTTLRLIGGFESPDNGKVIFDGKDITNLAPNERQLNTVFQRYALFPHMTIAENIAFGLKIKKKSKAYINDKIKYALKLVNLDGFEKRSIDSLSGGQQQRIAIARAIVNEPKVLLLDEPLGALDLKLRQDMQYELIRLKNELGITFVYVTHDQEEALTMSDTIVVMNQGYIQQIGTPEDIYNEPCNAFVADFIGDSNIIDGIMLEDKLVKVLDAKLPCVDEGFGTNTPVDVVIRPEDVELVAPEQGSLNGEVTSLIFKGVHWEIEVLANGYEWLVHTTQMHPVGSKVGIKIDPFNIQIMNKPESSDEKAVELDA, from the coding sequence ATGAGTAAAAAACTAATTGACTTACAGCATATTACAAAATCCTATGACGGACAGATGGTTTTGGACGATTTGAATCTATATATTCGCGAAAATGAATTTCTTACCCTTCTTGGTCCCTCTGGTTGCGGAAAGACCACTACTTTGCGCTTAATCGGAGGATTTGAGTCCCCTGACAACGGTAAGGTTATTTTTGATGGAAAGGATATTACGAATCTTGCACCCAATGAACGTCAGCTCAATACCGTATTTCAGCGCTATGCTCTCTTTCCACATATGACCATTGCTGAAAATATCGCCTTTGGTTTAAAGATTAAGAAAAAGAGTAAGGCTTATATCAATGATAAAATCAAATACGCTCTGAAGTTGGTGAACCTGGATGGTTTTGAAAAACGAAGCATTGACTCCTTAAGCGGTGGTCAGCAACAGCGTATCGCCATAGCTCGCGCTATCGTAAACGAACCTAAGGTACTGCTTCTGGATGAACCGCTTGGTGCTTTGGACTTAAAGCTTCGTCAAGACATGCAGTACGAGCTGATTCGTCTGAAAAACGAACTGGGCATTACCTTTGTCTATGTTACCCACGACCAAGAAGAAGCACTTACCATGTCTGACACTATCGTGGTTATGAATCAGGGATATATTCAGCAGATTGGTACACCGGAAGATATTTACAACGAGCCTTGTAATGCTTTTGTAGCAGACTTTATCGGAGACAGTAATATTATTGACGGTATCATGTTGGAGGATAAATTAGTAAAAGTGCTGGATGCGAAACTGCCTTGTGTCGATGAAGGTTTCGGCACCAACACCCCGGTAGACGTAGTGATTCGTCCGGAGGATGTAGAACTGGTTGCTCCGGAACAGGGAAGTCTGAATGGGGAAGTAACCTCCCTCATTTTCAAGGGCGTACACTGGGAAATCGAGGTACTTGCCAATGGTTATGAATGGCTGGTACACACTACCCAGATGCATCCGGTAGGTTCTAAGGTAGGTATTAAAATTGATCCATTTAATATTCAGATTATGAATAAACCGGAATCCAGTGACGAAAAGGCGGTGGAATTAGATGCGTAA
- a CDS encoding ABC transporter substrate-binding protein: protein MKKKLIFILCSITAAALFSGCGSKKSENTLTILNYGKYIEPEVIEMFEEETGIKVDYEEYITPENMYTKYKAGAIDYDLICTSDYMVEKLINEGQVLEMNYDNIPLAQNLDKTYFDFSKSFDPENKYSLPYFFGTVGILYNKEMVDESKVDSWDILWDKDYDGQIIMPDSVRDAFMVALKRLGYSLNTADETELREAQQLLLDQKSMIYSYLVDEAQDEMIAENAAMAVVYSGEAGFAMEFNENLAFSVPKEGSNMWIDSWFIPKTCTNQENAEKFLNFLCREDIAMMNFDYVYYATPNTKVVEQLDTELQENTTIFPPKEILDNCEVLKSLDDDTTTLYSELWLELKAYSE from the coding sequence ATGAAAAAGAAACTAATATTTATCCTTTGTAGCATTACCGCTGCCGCACTTTTCAGCGGATGCGGTTCGAAGAAATCAGAAAATACACTGACCATATTAAATTATGGAAAATATATTGAACCGGAAGTCATTGAAATGTTTGAAGAAGAAACCGGTATTAAAGTAGACTATGAAGAATACATCACACCCGAAAATATGTATACCAAATACAAAGCAGGTGCTATTGACTACGATTTAATTTGTACTTCCGACTATATGGTAGAAAAGTTAATCAACGAGGGACAGGTTCTGGAAATGAACTATGACAATATTCCTCTTGCACAAAATCTGGATAAGACTTACTTTGACTTCTCTAAGTCCTTTGATCCAGAGAACAAATACTCCCTTCCCTACTTCTTCGGAACGGTAGGAATCCTTTACAATAAGGAAATGGTGGATGAATCTAAGGTAGATTCCTGGGATATTCTATGGGACAAAGACTACGATGGACAAATTATTATGCCGGATTCTGTCCGTGATGCCTTCATGGTAGCCTTAAAACGTTTGGGATATTCCCTCAACACGGCTGATGAAACAGAACTTCGTGAAGCACAACAACTACTTCTGGACCAGAAATCCATGATTTACTCTTATTTGGTAGACGAAGCTCAGGACGAAATGATTGCAGAAAATGCCGCTATGGCGGTAGTTTACTCCGGAGAAGCCGGATTTGCCATGGAGTTCAACGAAAACCTTGCCTTTTCTGTTCCAAAAGAAGGCTCTAATATGTGGATTGACTCCTGGTTTATTCCCAAAACATGCACGAATCAGGAAAATGCAGAAAAGTTCTTAAACTTCTTATGCCGGGAAGATATTGCTATGATGAATTTTGACTACGTTTACTACGCAACACCAAATACAAAGGTAGTAGAACAGTTAGATACCGAATTACAGGAAAACACCACCATCTTTCCACCAAAGGAAATCCTTGACAACTGTGAGGTACTGAAATCACTAGATGATGATACCACTACCCTTTACAGTGAGCTCTGGTTGGAATTAAAAGCCTATTCCGAGTAG
- a CDS encoding DUF5688 family protein, with translation MTYEVFKHHLLDKLKEKFPSGTSITIHQIPHNNNQLEDALTILEPELNISPTIYLKSYFQQIERGFPISSVISEIYSYYQEHRVTHNIDTSFFTCFDNIRSRIVYKLVHQEKNKELLKEVPWIPYLDLAIVFYCLLSKSPTENASVLIRNEHLSYWNVTVHDLFTLAQKNTPFLLSSCCDSLAELLLPALEQLPLQEQKNTKHAFSSTSAVPMYVLTNQQRFLGACCILYDNVLKEIADRLDCDLYILPSSIHEVILMPTTVTESALALSQMVCDINQSEVAIEEVLSDHIYYYHRNTDSITMQ, from the coding sequence ATGACATACGAAGTATTTAAACATCATTTATTAGATAAATTAAAGGAAAAATTTCCTTCCGGCACATCTATTACGATTCACCAGATTCCCCATAATAACAATCAGTTAGAAGATGCACTAACAATTTTAGAACCGGAACTTAATATCTCACCTACGATTTATCTAAAGTCCTATTTTCAACAGATAGAAAGAGGATTTCCTATTTCTTCTGTCATTTCAGAGATTTACAGTTATTATCAGGAACATCGTGTCACTCATAATATCGATACGTCCTTTTTTACCTGTTTTGACAATATTCGTTCCCGTATTGTCTACAAATTAGTTCATCAGGAAAAAAATAAGGAACTCCTAAAAGAAGTTCCCTGGATTCCCTATTTGGATCTTGCTATTGTATTCTACTGTCTTTTATCCAAATCTCCTACGGAAAACGCTTCCGTATTGATTCGAAATGAACATCTTTCTTATTGGAATGTCACCGTACACGACCTGTTCACCCTAGCACAAAAGAATACACCATTTCTTTTAAGTTCCTGCTGTGACTCCCTTGCAGAATTACTGCTTCCGGCATTAGAACAACTTCCACTTCAAGAACAAAAGAACACCAAACATGCCTTTTCTTCTACTTCTGCAGTTCCCATGTATGTACTCACCAACCAGCAACGCTTTCTGGGGGCTTGCTGCATCCTTTACGATAATGTCCTAAAGGAAATTGCAGACCGCTTGGACTGCGACTTATATATTCTTCCAAGTAGCATCCATGAAGTAATTTTAATGCCAACTACAGTAACAGAATCTGCATTGGCATTATCCCAAATGGTATGTGACATCAATCAATCCGAAGTTGCCATAGAAGAGGTTTTATCGGACCATATCTACTATTACCATCGCAACACAGATAGCATTACCATGCAATAA
- a CDS encoding ABC transporter permease, whose translation MVKKSAERIYLGLIFLFLYLPILVLIVLSFNNSKSKVHWGGFTLKWYKKMVSSPSIMEAFWTTIIISLASALIATLLGTLAALGIDAMKKRNQTIMLGATNIPMLNADIVTGISTMLLFVRFTRLGMSTVLIAHITFNIPYVILNVLPRLRQSSKYTYEAALDLGATPLYAFFKITWPQLRPGVLSGFLMAMTMSLDDFSITYFTKGAGINTLSTMIYTNMRKGINPEMYALSTILFMAALILLLMMNFGPSARKEKATH comes from the coding sequence ATGGTAAAAAAATCTGCAGAACGAATCTATCTTGGACTAATTTTTTTATTCCTATATCTGCCCATTTTAGTTTTAATTGTGCTTTCTTTTAATAACTCTAAGTCAAAGGTACACTGGGGCGGCTTTACTTTGAAATGGTACAAGAAAATGGTTTCCAGTCCTTCTATTATGGAAGCTTTCTGGACTACTATCATCATTTCGCTTGCTTCTGCCCTGATTGCCACTTTGCTTGGCACATTGGCTGCCCTTGGTATTGATGCTATGAAAAAGAGAAATCAAACCATTATGCTTGGAGCTACCAATATTCCTATGCTAAATGCAGATATTGTGACAGGTATTTCCACGATGCTCCTGTTCGTAAGATTTACGCGTCTTGGCATGAGCACCGTATTGATTGCACATATTACATTTAATATTCCTTATGTTATTTTAAATGTACTGCCAAGACTTCGCCAGTCCAGCAAATACACATATGAAGCGGCTCTGGACCTTGGTGCTACACCTTTATATGCCTTTTTTAAGATTACCTGGCCTCAGCTCCGCCCGGGAGTGTTGTCTGGATTTTTAATGGCAATGACCATGTCTCTGGATGACTTCTCCATCACTTATTTTACTAAGGGCGCCGGAATCAATACCTTATCAACCATGATTTATACCAACATGCGAAAAGGCATCAATCCTGAAATGTATGCCTTGTCTACGATTTTATTTATGGCTGCATTGATTCTTCTGCTTATGATGAACTTCGGTCCTTCTGCCAGAAAAGAAAAGGCAACTCACTAA
- the spo0A gene encoding sporulation transcription factor Spo0A, with protein sequence MEKLNVAIADDNERMLQVLGDIVRSDEEFHVVGTAKDGEEAYEMIKKKEPDVVLLDIVMPKLDGLAVMDKIKNDRNIKKHPAFIMISAIGQEKITEDAFDLGADYYIMKPFDSDVVINRIKHVRDSEKRKNAEIRKVNPYEKKEKLEERNLENDVTNIIHEIGVPAHIKGYQYLREAIMMSVTDMEMLNSITKILYPSIAKKFQTTPSRVERAIRHAIEVAWSRGKMDTIDELFGYTIHNGKGKPTNSEFIALIADKIRLEYKIGK encoded by the coding sequence GTGGAAAAATTAAATGTAGCAATTGCAGATGATAATGAAAGAATGCTGCAAGTATTAGGGGATATTGTAAGAAGTGATGAAGAATTTCATGTGGTGGGAACCGCGAAAGACGGAGAAGAAGCATATGAAATGATAAAAAAGAAGGAACCGGATGTAGTTCTGTTGGATATTGTTATGCCTAAGCTAGATGGTTTAGCAGTAATGGATAAGATAAAAAATGACAGAAATATAAAAAAGCATCCGGCATTCATCATGATAAGTGCCATTGGGCAGGAAAAAATTACAGAAGATGCCTTTGATTTGGGTGCAGATTACTATATTATGAAGCCTTTTGACAGCGATGTGGTGATTAATCGCATCAAGCATGTGCGAGACAGCGAAAAACGTAAAAATGCAGAGATTAGAAAAGTAAATCCTTATGAGAAAAAGGAAAAACTGGAAGAACGGAATTTGGAGAATGATGTAACTAATATTATTCATGAAATCGGAGTACCGGCACATATTAAAGGTTATCAGTATCTTCGGGAGGCAATAATGATGTCTGTGACCGATATGGAAATGCTTAACTCCATCACCAAAATTTTGTATCCAAGTATTGCAAAGAAGTTTCAAACAACTCCAAGCCGCGTGGAACGTGCGATTCGGCATGCAATTGAAGTGGCATGGAGTAGGGGAAAGATGGATACTATAGATGAATTGTTTGGGTATACCATACATAATGGAAAAGGAAAACCAACAAATTCAGAATTTATAGCTTTAATTGCAGACAAAATTCGGTTAGAATATAAGATAGGAAAATAA
- a CDS encoding helix-turn-helix domain-containing protein, with protein sequence MDIGHRMKELRIQYGLTQQELADRSELSKGFISQLERNLTSPSISTLLDIIQCLGTTPAEFFTDEEPEQLVFKQEDYFEKENEELHSSMKWLVPNAQKNAMEPVLMTLHPGGTSDVHLPHEAEEFGYVLKGTIKLYHGSRSTTLKAGESFYFKAGKKHYIENYGNREATVLWITTPPSF encoded by the coding sequence ATGGATATCGGACACCGTATGAAGGAGTTGCGTATTCAGTATGGTCTCACCCAGCAGGAACTGGCAGACCGTAGTGAGCTTTCCAAGGGCTTTATCTCCCAATTGGAACGGAATCTTACCTCTCCTTCCATCAGTACTTTACTGGACATTATCCAATGTCTCGGCACTACTCCTGCTGAATTTTTTACCGATGAAGAACCGGAACAATTGGTATTCAAGCAGGAAGACTATTTTGAAAAAGAAAACGAAGAATTGCACAGTAGCATGAAATGGCTGGTTCCCAATGCTCAGAAAAATGCCATGGAACCGGTACTTATGACTTTGCATCCCGGTGGAACTTCTGATGTCCATCTTCCACACGAAGCAGAGGAATTTGGCTATGTATTAAAGGGAACTATAAAACTTTATCACGGTTCTCGCTCTACTACGTTAAAAGCAGGCGAAAGCTTTTATTTTAAAGCAGGAAAAAAACACTATATCGAAAACTACGGCAACAGGGAGGCCACTGTCCTGTGGATTACTACTCCCCCAAGCTTTTAG
- a CDS encoding ABC transporter permease, with translation MRNLKRQLLAGPYMIWIVGFILLPVVMILYYAFTTSSGSFTMSNVLTITHPIFFKALLFSLKIALICTAICLILAYPLAMILNNMKGKHQGFIVFIFILPMWMNFMLRILAWKMLLSNNGIINTVLDFFGLPELHIMNTPAAVILCMVYDFLPFMVLPIYNALAHINRDVIEAARDLGAGSIKIFFKIIVPLSLSGVISGIIMVFVPALTSFAISDLLGGGKVLLIGNIIEQAFTQDYNWNLGSGLSFVLMIFVLVSMALVNSRDTEGGANVW, from the coding sequence ATGCGTAACTTAAAACGCCAGCTTCTTGCTGGACCTTATATGATATGGATTGTGGGATTCATTCTGTTGCCGGTAGTTATGATTCTTTACTACGCTTTTACTACCTCCAGCGGTTCCTTTACCATGTCCAATGTACTAACAATTACACACCCTATCTTTTTTAAAGCATTATTGTTCTCTCTAAAGATTGCACTCATCTGTACCGCAATCTGTTTGATTCTGGCATATCCACTTGCCATGATACTGAACAATATGAAAGGCAAACATCAGGGATTTATCGTATTTATCTTTATCCTCCCTATGTGGATGAACTTTATGCTGCGCATCCTTGCATGGAAAATGCTGTTATCCAATAACGGTATCATCAATACTGTATTAGACTTCTTTGGACTACCGGAGCTTCATATTATGAACACACCTGCTGCGGTAATTCTCTGCATGGTCTACGATTTTCTTCCCTTTATGGTGCTGCCTATTTACAATGCATTGGCACACATCAACCGGGATGTTATCGAAGCTGCCAGAGACCTTGGTGCCGGAAGCATTAAGATTTTTTTCAAAATCATTGTTCCATTAAGTTTGTCCGGTGTCATCAGCGGCATTATTATGGTCTTTGTCCCTGCACTGACCTCTTTTGCCATCTCCGACCTTCTTGGAGGTGGAAAAGTATTGTTAATCGGAAATATTATTGAACAGGCATTTACTCAGGACTACAACTGGAATCTTGGCTCCGGCCTTTCCTTTGTACTTATGATATTTGTCCTAGTCAGCATGGCTCTTGTAAATTCTCGCGACACGGAAGGAGGCGCTAACGTATGGTAA
- the glgA gene encoding glycogen synthase GlgA: protein MKKILFAASEGNPFIKTGGLADVVGALPKYIDKSLYEVSIMMPLYQCIPERYRKKMKKVTHFYEDMPREQEYIGIYKMKESGITYYFIDNEYYFAGNAPYNQIYEDVNKFAFFSRAVLAALPQMDYCPDVIHCHDWQTGLLPLFLKVFYNENAFYSNIKTILTIHNQKFQGRWRIDDIENCRDIPEKYRYGAMEAYGESNFLKAGILYADQVTTVSETYAREIQTPEGGEGLEGVMREVSEKLLGITNGIDEEEYNPKIDKNIPYPFGVGNIAEKKKDKKALQKEMGLKQDSKACLIAIVSRLTQQKGFELVVSVMEELLQTEHVQVVVLGTGEERFQHDFSWFAQKYPDRVSANIGYSEDKAHRIYAGADMFLMPSQFEPCGLSQLISMRYGTVPIVRETGGLKDTVEPYNEIWQTGNGFGFRNYNAGEMLYIIRYALKIYQEQPKAWRAMMKRCMKRDSSWQSVTKKYENLYAKLTD, encoded by the coding sequence ATGAAGAAGATACTTTTTGCAGCATCAGAAGGAAATCCATTTATAAAGACAGGTGGATTGGCAGATGTGGTGGGAGCATTGCCAAAGTATATAGATAAGTCATTGTATGAGGTGAGTATCATGATGCCTCTTTATCAGTGTATACCGGAGCGGTATCGCAAGAAAATGAAGAAAGTGACACATTTCTATGAAGATATGCCAAGGGAGCAAGAATATATCGGAATCTATAAGATGAAAGAATCTGGTATTACGTATTACTTTATTGACAATGAGTATTATTTTGCAGGAAATGCACCTTACAATCAGATTTACGAAGATGTGAACAAATTTGCATTTTTTTCCAGAGCAGTATTGGCAGCATTACCACAAATGGATTACTGTCCGGATGTGATTCATTGCCATGACTGGCAGACTGGGTTACTTCCGTTGTTTCTAAAGGTATTTTACAATGAAAACGCTTTTTACAGTAATATAAAGACAATTCTTACCATACATAACCAGAAGTTTCAGGGAAGATGGCGAATTGACGATATTGAAAATTGCAGAGATATTCCGGAAAAATATCGCTATGGAGCTATGGAAGCTTATGGAGAAAGTAATTTTTTAAAGGCCGGAATTCTCTATGCGGATCAGGTCACTACAGTGAGTGAAACCTATGCAAGAGAGATACAAACACCGGAAGGCGGTGAGGGACTGGAGGGTGTGATGCGTGAGGTTTCCGAAAAGCTTTTGGGAATTACCAATGGAATTGATGAAGAGGAGTATAATCCAAAGATAGATAAGAATATACCATATCCGTTTGGAGTAGGGAATATAGCAGAGAAAAAGAAGGACAAAAAGGCTTTGCAGAAGGAGATGGGATTGAAGCAGGATAGTAAGGCTTGTCTTATCGCCATCGTATCCAGACTGACGCAGCAGAAAGGATTTGAACTGGTGGTGTCGGTGATGGAAGAACTACTTCAAACAGAACATGTACAGGTGGTAGTACTTGGAACCGGAGAAGAGCGGTTTCAGCATGACTTTTCCTGGTTTGCACAGAAATACCCAGACCGGGTATCTGCAAATATTGGATATAGTGAAGATAAGGCTCATCGAATTTATGCAGGTGCAGATATGTTCTTGATGCCATCCCAGTTTGAACCATGTGGATTAAGTCAGTTAATCAGTATGCGTTATGGAACGGTGCCTATTGTAAGGGAAACCGGGGGACTTAAGGATACGGTTGAGCCTTACAATGAAATCTGGCAAACGGGAAACGGTTTTGGATTTCGCAATTACAATGCGGGCGAAATGTTGTATATTATTCGATATGCCCTTAAAATCTACCAGGAACAGCCCAAAGCATGGCGTGCTATGATGAAACGCTGCATGAAGCGGGACAGTTCCTGGCAGAGTGTAACGAAAAAGTATGAAAATCTCTATGCAAAGCTTACTGATTAA